Below is a window of Candidatus Neomarinimicrobiota bacterium DNA.
GCCCCGCTAAACTGAAACTTAAAGCAAGATATTCAGAGCTTTTTAATTATACAAAATTTGGAGTTCCCCAAAAGGTAGGCGGCAGATATTTCTACTCTAAAAATGACGGACTCCAGAATCAGGCTGTAATATATTTTCGAGAGACTTTAAATGGTGAAACTAAAATTGTGCTTGACCCGAACAAGCTAAGTGAGGACGGGACAGCGGCGCTGTCATCTGAGCATTACAGTCCAAACGGAAAGTATCTTGCATACGGAGTATCAAGAAGCGGTAGTGACTGGCAGGAAATTTCAATAAGGAAAATCGACGAAGGAGTAGATTTTGACGAAGTACTGAAATACTCTAAATTTACCGGAATAGCCTGGAATTCCAACAACGACGGATTTTATTATAATAGATTTCCTGACCCCGCCACTGTAGAACCGGGGCAAGAGAGCTATAACTCCAAAGTATATTATCACAAATTAGGAACTTCACAAAACAATGATGAATTGATTTACGAACGGCCTGATAAGCCTGAATATGGATTTAACCCATTTAGCACGGATGACGGAAAGTATCTTATGCTATGGGTATGGCACGGTTCGGCAAGCAATAATCGTATCTATTACCGGGAGATGGACTCGGATGGCGACTTTATAAAATTGTTCGATAAAGCAGATGCAGAGTATAATCCGATAAACAGTGTTGGCAATACGCTCTATATTCAGACGAACAAAGATGCGCCTAAAAGTAAAATTATTGCTGTCGATTTAAATAATCCCGAGCCGGAAAACTGGAAAACACTGATTCCTGAAGAGGCGGATGTGATAAATTTCTCAGTTTTAGTGGACAATAAATTTGTTGTTTCATATATGCGCGACGCTCATGCACTTTTGAAGATTTTTGACATCGAAGGAAACTATCTTAAAAATCTGGAGCTGCCTACGGCGGGAAGCGTTAAAATCATCAACGCAAAACAATTTGACAGCGAACTGTTCCTTTCGTTCGAATCATTTCTTTTTCCGAAAACAATATACAGATATGATTTTTCAAATGAGTCGTTCGAAGAATTTTTAGAACCTGAAGTCAACTTTAATCAGGACGAGTATTTAACGAAGCAGGTATTCGTTAAATCAAAAGATGGAACGCTTATACCCCTGTTTCTGACGCATAAAAAAGGATTGGTTAAAAATGGGAACAACCCGACTCTGTTGTATGCGTATGGAGGTTTCAACGTAAATAAAACTCCGGTTTTCAGTACATCAAAAATCTTATGGTTGGAGAATGGTGGTGTATATGCTTATGCGGTATTGCGTGGCGGAGGCGAATACGGAGAGGAATGGCATAAAGCCGGAATGCTGGAGAAAAAACAAAACGTATTTGACGATTTTATCGCCGTGGGAAGATGGCTGATCAGCGATGGTTATACTAACTCATCCAGGCTGGCGATTCAGGGCGGAAGTAACGGCGGTCTGCTTGTGGCAGCGGTTATGCTTCAAGAACCGACGCTGTTCGGAGCTGTTGTCTGTCAGGTACCTGTGGCGGATATGCTTCGCTATCAAATGTGGACTGTAGGGCGATATTGGACGGGAGAATATGGCAACGCTGTGGAAAACCCCGAGCATTTTAAATTTCTTTATGAGTATTCGCCATTGCATAATGTAAAGAAAGGTACGGTCTATCCTCCGATAATTGTTACTACAGCCGATACGGACGACAGAGTCGTACCGACACATTCCAAGAAATTTGTTGCCACATTGCAAGCAGCAGCGGATGAGGGCGGCAATCCCATTCTCATAAGGATAGAGAAAAAGGCAGGTCATGGAGCCGGCAAACCCACCTCAAAAATTATTGATGAGCAGTCTGATATTTACGGATTTCTTTTTAAAGTGTTCGGGATG
It encodes the following:
- a CDS encoding S9 family peptidase, with the protein product MSDTIDDFHGTPVPDPYDWMGDSEDAEVIAWVDAENAITRDFIDSSPAKLKLKARYSELFNYTKFGVPQKVGGRYFYSKNDGLQNQAVIYFRETLNGETKIVLDPNKLSEDGTAALSSEHYSPNGKYLAYGVSRSGSDWQEISIRKIDEGVDFDEVLKYSKFTGIAWNSNNDGFYYNRFPDPATVEPGQESYNSKVYYHKLGTSQNNDELIYERPDKPEYGFNPFSTDDGKYLMLWVWHGSASNNRIYYREMDSDGDFIKLFDKADAEYNPINSVGNTLYIQTNKDAPKSKIIAVDLNNPEPENWKTLIPEEADVINFSVLVDNKFVVSYMRDAHALLKIFDIEGNYLKNLELPTAGSVKIINAKQFDSELFLSFESFLFPKTIYRYDFSNESFEEFLEPEVNFNQDEYLTKQVFVKSKDGTLIPLFLTHKKGLVKNGNNPTLLYAYGGFNVNKTPVFSTSKILWLENGGVYAYAVLRGGGEYGEEWHKAGMLEKKQNVFDDFIAVGRWLISDGYTNSSRLAIQGGSNGGLLVAAVMLQEPTLFGAVVCQVPVADMLRYQMWTVGRYWTGEYGNAVENPEHFKFLYEYSPLHNVKKGTVYPPIIVTTADTDDRVVPTHSKKFVATLQAAADEGGNPILIRIEKKAGHGAGKPTSKIIDEQSDIYGFLFKVFGME